A genomic window from Shewanella vesiculosa includes:
- a CDS encoding nucleoside triphosphate pyrophosphatase → MEFNLVLASTSPFRQQLLAKLMLPFNCVNPNIDESPAKNETALSLVKRLAEQKAFAGAQLIENKSVPQLIIGSDQVALINGQIIGKPHTVDNAIAQLSAASGQAITFYTGLAVFNSANQQMLSCVEPFTVHFKHLSAEQIRYYINTEQPLYCAGSFKCEGLGIALFERLEGDDPNTLIGLPLIKLIDLLAQHGVDVLSQAPE, encoded by the coding sequence ATGGAATTCAATCTTGTACTTGCATCAACCTCACCTTTTCGTCAGCAATTATTAGCTAAATTAATGCTGCCGTTTAACTGTGTTAACCCTAATATTGATGAATCGCCAGCAAAAAATGAAACCGCATTATCTTTAGTCAAACGCTTAGCCGAACAAAAAGCATTCGCAGGCGCCCAACTAATAGAGAACAAATCAGTGCCGCAATTAATTATAGGTTCGGATCAAGTTGCACTGATTAACGGTCAAATTATTGGTAAGCCTCACACAGTAGACAATGCGATAGCGCAATTAAGCGCGGCGTCAGGTCAAGCTATTACTTTTTATACCGGCCTTGCAGTATTCAATAGTGCCAATCAACAAATGTTATCTTGTGTTGAACCGTTTACGGTTCATTTTAAACATTTATCTGCGGAGCAAATTCGCTACTACATCAATACAGAACAACCATTATATTGTGCCGGAAGTTTCAAATGTGAAGGATTAGGTATAGCTCTGTTTGAGCGTTTAGAAGGTGATGACCCTAACACCCTAATCGGTCTACCATTAATTAAACTGATAGATTTACTCGCTCAGCACGGTGTAGATGTACTCAGTCAAGCACCAGAATGA
- the yceD gene encoding 23S rRNA accumulation protein YceD, translated as MQTVKIPVSIDPIRAASSGLRYEGIILGKQLKRLSELCAGDCSDVVVSLECGVDLQGIVYLRGKAVTELTLLCQRCMTQFTTEVTVDFCFSPCKTEAEIDELPDAYDPIECNEIGEVRLHQLIEDELIVAMPIIPMHDDNNCKSGSKDIVVGEIEPAHEERPNPFAVLEKLKSK; from the coding sequence ATGCAAACAGTAAAGATACCGGTTTCAATTGATCCTATACGCGCTGCCTCTAGCGGCCTTCGTTATGAAGGTATCATTTTAGGCAAGCAACTAAAGCGATTAAGCGAGTTATGTGCCGGCGACTGTTCCGACGTAGTTGTGTCGTTGGAATGTGGCGTCGATTTACAGGGGATAGTCTACCTTCGCGGGAAGGCTGTGACGGAGCTCACTCTGCTATGTCAACGTTGCATGACACAATTTACTACTGAGGTTACGGTCGACTTTTGTTTTAGTCCTTGTAAGACTGAGGCAGAAATCGATGAGCTCCCGGATGCGTATGACCCAATTGAGTGTAATGAGATTGGTGAAGTACGTCTGCATCAATTGATTGAAGATGAATTGATAGTCGCTATGCCTATCATCCCGATGCACGATGATAATAATTGTAAGTCTGGGTCGAAAGATATAGTTGTAGGCGAGATCGAACCCGCTCATGAGGAGCGTCCAAATCCGTTTGCAGTGTTAGAAAAACTGAAGAGCAAGTAA
- the rpmF gene encoding 50S ribosomal protein L32 yields MAVQQNKKSRSKRGMRRSHDSLSTAQLSVDATSGELHLRHNVTADGFYRGKKVINK; encoded by the coding sequence ATGGCTGTACAACAGAATAAAAAATCACGTTCAAAGCGCGGAATGCGTCGTTCACATGATTCATTGAGCACTGCTCAATTGTCAGTAGACGCAACTAGTGGTGAATTACATCTACGTCACAACGTGACTGCTGATGGTTTTTACCGCGGTAAAAAGGTTATCAACAAGTAA
- the plsX gene encoding phosphate acyltransferase PlsX: MTNLTLALDAMGGDHGPHVTVPAALQALKFNTSLKIILVGNQTEIEKYILQADPTTLSRIEIIHTTEAVTMCDRPIHALRSRKNSSMKIAIELVRDGKAAACVSAGNTGALMAMAKVLLKTLPGIDRPALVSCLPAMTGKPVYLLDLGANVSCDSETLFQFAIMGSVLCEAVHKKSRPKVALLNVGIEAIKGNDQVQQAGQILQHTDQINYIGFVEGDEIYTGNVDVIVCDGFVGNITLKTSEGIAKLLVHQLKRGLNDGFFVRLLSKLIAPRIQAVLSKMNPDHYNGASLIGLRGIVVKSHGNADEAAFLQALNLAATEAKRRLPEMIKDRLESILLDINS; encoded by the coding sequence ATGACAAATCTGACGCTTGCGTTAGATGCGATGGGGGGCGATCACGGCCCCCACGTGACAGTGCCTGCAGCCTTGCAGGCATTGAAATTTAATACATCCCTAAAAATTATTTTGGTTGGCAATCAAACCGAAATAGAAAAATATATCCTTCAAGCTGATCCAACAACTTTATCCCGCATTGAAATAATTCATACCACTGAAGCTGTCACTATGTGTGATAGGCCCATTCATGCTTTGCGTTCACGTAAAAATAGCTCAATGAAAATTGCTATTGAACTGGTGCGCGATGGAAAAGCAGCTGCCTGCGTTAGCGCGGGTAACACGGGGGCGTTGATGGCGATGGCTAAGGTATTATTAAAAACCTTACCAGGCATTGATAGACCAGCATTGGTATCTTGTTTACCAGCTATGACAGGCAAGCCTGTTTATCTGCTGGATTTAGGCGCCAATGTTTCTTGCGATTCCGAGACTTTATTTCAGTTTGCTATTATGGGGTCGGTATTGTGTGAAGCTGTTCATAAAAAGTCCCGGCCGAAAGTGGCATTATTGAACGTTGGTATTGAAGCGATTAAAGGGAATGACCAAGTCCAACAGGCTGGCCAAATTCTTCAACATACGGACCAAATTAATTATATTGGTTTTGTAGAAGGCGATGAAATTTATACCGGTAATGTTGATGTGATCGTTTGTGACGGATTTGTCGGCAACATCACCTTAAAAACCTCAGAGGGCATTGCCAAGCTATTAGTTCATCAATTAAAACGCGGCTTAAATGATGGTTTTTTTGTGCGTTTACTCTCCAAACTCATCGCTCCTCGCATACAAGCAGTACTCAGTAAGATGAACCCCGACCACTATAACGGTGCAAGTCTGATAGGATTGCGCGGAATAGTAGTAAAGAGTCATGGTAACGCGGATGAAGCTGCATTTTTACAAGCATTAAATTTAGCAGCAACAGAAGCAAAACGTCGTCTTCCTGAAATGATTAAAGATCGTTTGGAGTCGATTCTTTTAGACATCAATAGCTGA
- a CDS encoding beta-ketoacyl-ACP synthase III produces MHTKILGTGSYLPVQVRSNQDLEKMVETSDQWIVDRTGISERRIAATDESVSTMGYQAALKALEMAGIEASDLDMIVCGTTSASNAFPAAACEIQALLGVKNIPAFDIAAACSGFIYALSVADQFVKNGSAKKVLVIGSDVLSRMCDPSDRSTVILFGDGAGAAIIGVSDTPGIIATHIYADGSQGDLLKCSFPPRANESSTAVGFMTMKGNDVFKVAVTQLSNVVTETLRLNNVDKSEIDWLVPHQANFRIINATAKKLNMSLDKVVLTLARHGNTSAASVPIALDEAVRDGRIQRGQLLLLEAFGGGFAWGSALIRF; encoded by the coding sequence ATGCACACAAAAATTCTCGGAACAGGTAGCTATCTACCTGTGCAAGTTCGTAGCAATCAAGATCTTGAAAAAATGGTTGAAACCAGTGACCAATGGATTGTTGATCGAACTGGTATCTCTGAGCGGCGTATTGCTGCAACAGACGAATCGGTTTCAACAATGGGTTATCAAGCGGCATTAAAAGCGCTTGAAATGGCTGGGATAGAAGCCAGTGATCTTGATATGATTGTTTGCGGAACCACAAGTGCATCAAACGCATTTCCTGCAGCAGCATGCGAAATTCAAGCCTTATTAGGCGTCAAAAATATTCCTGCCTTTGATATTGCAGCCGCATGTTCTGGTTTTATTTATGCCTTATCCGTTGCAGATCAATTTGTTAAAAATGGTTCTGCTAAAAAAGTATTAGTCATTGGTTCAGATGTATTGTCGCGGATGTGTGATCCTTCTGATCGCTCCACGGTAATTTTGTTTGGTGATGGCGCTGGCGCTGCGATTATTGGTGTCAGTGATACCCCAGGTATTATTGCAACCCATATTTATGCAGATGGTAGCCAAGGGGACTTATTAAAATGTTCTTTCCCGCCTCGCGCCAATGAAAGTTCTACAGCGGTCGGTTTTATGACGATGAAAGGCAACGATGTCTTTAAAGTGGCCGTGACACAGTTATCGAATGTCGTCACCGAAACCCTGCGCCTTAATAATGTCGATAAATCTGAAATTGACTGGTTAGTGCCACATCAAGCTAATTTTCGCATTATCAATGCCACAGCCAAAAAATTGAACATGAGCTTAGATAAAGTGGTGCTTACCTTAGCTAGGCATGGTAATACCTCAGCCGCTTCCGTACCCATTGCATTAGATGAAGCCGTTCGTGATGGCCGAATTCAGCGTGGGCAATTACTATTGCTGGAAGCCTTCGGTGGCGGTTTCGCTTGGGGCAGTGCATTAATTCGTTTTTAA
- the fabD gene encoding ACP S-malonyltransferase: MENVAFVFPGQGSQAVGMLAELAQTHAIIGQTFAEASDALGYDLWDLVANGPAETLNETDKTQPALLTASVAIWRAYLASNKPMPSILAGHSLGEYSALVCAGVIEFTDAVKLVELRGKLMQQAVPAGSGAMFAIIGLADEAIATACAESAQGDVVSPVNYNSPGQVVIAGEKAAVERAAAACKAAGAKMAVALPVSVPSHCALMKPAADELAKALIEMTFSEPSIKVINNVDVAMPTDAQAIKDALVRQLYCPVRWSETVECMATQGVTKLVECGPGKVLTGLTKRINKSISAQAVNDVASFAALVE, from the coding sequence ATGGAAAATGTTGCTTTTGTATTCCCTGGTCAAGGTTCTCAGGCCGTAGGGATGTTAGCTGAATTGGCTCAAACTCATGCCATTATTGGCCAAACCTTTGCCGAGGCGAGTGATGCTTTAGGTTATGATTTATGGGATCTTGTTGCCAATGGCCCAGCTGAAACCTTAAATGAAACCGATAAAACTCAGCCTGCATTACTCACCGCAAGTGTGGCTATTTGGCGGGCATATCTAGCGTCTAACAAGCCTATGCCTTCAATACTTGCAGGCCATAGTCTTGGAGAATATTCTGCTTTAGTATGTGCCGGGGTGATTGAATTTACCGATGCTGTTAAATTGGTTGAGCTACGCGGAAAATTAATGCAACAAGCTGTACCTGCGGGTTCTGGAGCTATGTTTGCCATTATTGGACTTGCTGATGAGGCTATTGCCACTGCATGTGCGGAATCGGCGCAAGGTGATGTGGTGAGTCCTGTGAATTACAATAGTCCAGGGCAAGTTGTTATAGCGGGTGAAAAAGCCGCTGTAGAGCGCGCAGCCGCTGCGTGTAAAGCTGCAGGTGCTAAAATGGCAGTTGCGCTACCTGTTAGCGTTCCGTCCCATTGTGCATTAATGAAGCCTGCAGCCGATGAATTAGCTAAAGCCTTAATTGAGATGACGTTTTCTGAGCCTAGCATCAAGGTAATCAATAACGTTGATGTGGCAATGCCAACCGACGCTCAAGCAATTAAAGATGCGTTAGTGCGCCAATTGTATTGCCCGGTACGGTGGAGCGAAACTGTTGAGTGTATGGCGACACAAGGTGTTACAAAATTAGTAGAGTGTGGACCTGGTAAAGTATTAACCGGTTTAACAAAAAGAATTAATAAATCGATATCCGCTCAAGCGGTTAATGATGTTGCTTCATTTGCAGCATTAGTCGAATAA
- the fabG gene encoding 3-oxoacyl-ACP reductase FabG: MSFSINLDGKVALVTGASRGIGRAIAESLVQAGAMVIGTATSEKGAAAIQAYLGDKGFGMVLNVTDSQSVADLYSQIKEKAGEVDILINNAGITRDNLLMRMKDDEWQDIIDTNLTSLFKLSKPVMRSMMKKRFGRIISIGSVVGTMGNAGQVNYSAAKAGLIGFTKSLAREVASRQITVNAIAPGFIQTDMTDELTVEQQQAIMSQVPMERLGQAQEIANAVLFLASDSAAYITGETLHVNGGMYMV; this comes from the coding sequence ATGAGCTTTAGCATTAATTTAGACGGTAAGGTTGCATTAGTCACAGGTGCTAGCCGTGGTATTGGCCGCGCAATTGCAGAGTCGTTAGTACAAGCGGGTGCCATGGTTATTGGCACAGCAACCAGTGAAAAAGGTGCAGCGGCGATTCAAGCTTACCTAGGTGACAAAGGCTTCGGGATGGTGTTAAATGTCACTGATAGCCAGTCAGTGGCTGATTTATATAGCCAGATCAAAGAAAAAGCCGGTGAAGTTGATATTCTTATTAACAACGCAGGCATTACTCGTGATAATTTACTGATGCGAATGAAGGATGATGAGTGGCAAGATATTATTGACACCAATTTGACATCATTATTTAAATTGTCTAAACCAGTAATGCGATCTATGATGAAAAAACGTTTCGGACGTATAATCAGCATTGGATCAGTTGTGGGTACAATGGGTAATGCTGGCCAAGTTAATTACTCGGCGGCTAAAGCGGGTTTGATTGGATTTACAAAATCTCTTGCAAGAGAGGTTGCATCTCGTCAAATAACAGTGAATGCTATTGCACCTGGATTTATTCAGACAGATATGACAGATGAGCTGACAGTAGAGCAGCAACAAGCTATCATGTCGCAAGTTCCGATGGAACGATTAGGGCAAGCACAAGAAATTGCCAATGCAGTATTGTTTTTGGCCTCGGATTCAGCCGCTTACATCACAGGCGAAACATTGCATGTGAATGGCGGCATGTACATGGTTTAA
- the acpP gene encoding acyl carrier protein, whose amino-acid sequence MSNIEERVKKIIIEQLGVKEEDVKSAASFVDDLGADSLDTVELVMALEEEFDTEIPDEEAEKITTVQAAIDYVSKNQ is encoded by the coding sequence ATGAGCAACATCGAAGAACGTGTAAAGAAAATCATCATCGAGCAACTTGGCGTTAAAGAAGAAGACGTTAAATCAGCTGCTTCTTTTGTAGACGATTTAGGCGCTGATTCTCTAGACACTGTTGAATTGGTTATGGCTCTAGAAGAAGAGTTTGATACCGAGATCCCTGACGAAGAAGCTGAAAAGATCACTACTGTTCAAGCAGCGATCGATTACGTTTCTAAGAATCAGTAA
- a CDS encoding acyl-CoA thioesterase — protein MAGKDRQLTLRFLAEPADVNFGGKVHGGAVMKWIDLAAYAAAAGWSGKYCITVYAGGIRFVKPIHVGNIVEVTGKVIYTGTTSMHIAIDVKAGDPKESERHLTTHCIVIMVAVDDDGNPISVPEWIPTTADDIRLRDSAMRLMDMRKRIGAEMEAHVKPSVV, from the coding sequence ATGGCCGGTAAAGATAGACAACTTACACTACGTTTTTTGGCTGAGCCTGCAGATGTCAATTTTGGTGGAAAGGTGCACGGCGGTGCGGTTATGAAATGGATCGATTTAGCCGCTTATGCCGCAGCCGCAGGATGGAGTGGTAAATACTGTATTACGGTTTACGCTGGTGGTATTCGCTTTGTTAAACCTATTCACGTAGGTAATATTGTTGAAGTGACTGGTAAAGTGATTTATACCGGTACTACATCGATGCATATCGCTATTGACGTTAAAGCCGGTGACCCTAAAGAGTCAGAACGTCATTTAACCACCCATTGTATTGTCATTATGGTTGCTGTAGATGATGACGGTAATCCTATCTCAGTTCCAGAATGGATCCCCACTACCGCTGATGATATTCGTTTGCGTGATAGTGCTATGCGATTAATGGATATGCGTAAACGTATCGGGGCTGAAATGGAAGCCCACGTTAAACCTTCAGTTGTTTAA
- a CDS encoding NAD(P)-dependent oxidoreductase, which produces MAKVAFIGLGVMGYPMAGHLVKQGHDVTVYNRTASKAQQWVEQHGGKAADTPKDAAKGQDIVFTCVGNDDDLRQVVLGEHGVVHGMHAGAILVDHTTASADVAREIAAHIEPLSIAFLDAPVSGGQAGAENGVLTVMMGGEQAHFDTVKPVIEAYSRCAELLGPVGAGQLTKMVNQICIAGVVQGLAEGLHFAKSAGLDGLKVIEVISKGAAQSWQMENRYQTMWQGKYDFGFAIDWMRKDLGIALDEARRNGSHLPVAALVDQFYSEVQAMKGNRWDTSSLLARLEKSRD; this is translated from the coding sequence ATGGCCAAAGTAGCATTTATTGGTTTAGGCGTTATGGGATACCCTATGGCGGGACATTTAGTTAAGCAAGGGCATGATGTTACTGTGTACAACCGCACTGCCAGTAAAGCTCAACAATGGGTTGAACAGCATGGTGGTAAGGCTGCAGATACGCCAAAAGATGCAGCTAAAGGTCAAGATATTGTTTTTACCTGTGTGGGTAATGATGATGACTTACGCCAGGTCGTCTTAGGTGAACACGGTGTCGTTCATGGCATGCATGCGGGGGCCATTTTAGTTGACCATACTACGGCTTCTGCCGATGTTGCCCGTGAAATTGCTGCACATATTGAGCCGCTAAGTATCGCTTTTTTAGATGCGCCTGTTTCTGGTGGTCAAGCGGGTGCCGAGAATGGTGTATTAACGGTAATGATGGGTGGCGAGCAAGCGCATTTTGATACAGTTAAGCCTGTTATTGAAGCGTATAGTCGTTGCGCTGAGCTATTGGGGCCTGTCGGTGCGGGACAATTAACCAAAATGGTTAACCAAATCTGTATTGCTGGTGTGGTGCAAGGTTTAGCGGAAGGACTTCATTTTGCTAAAAGTGCGGGTTTAGATGGCTTGAAAGTGATTGAGGTCATCAGCAAAGGTGCTGCGCAAAGTTGGCAGATGGAAAACCGTTACCAAACCATGTGGCAAGGTAAATACGATTTTGGTTTTGCTATTGATTGGATGCGTAAAGATTTAGGCATTGCCCTCGATGAAGCTCGTCGCAATGGCAGCCATTTACCCGTAGCAGCGTTAGTTGATCAGTTTTACTCAGAGGTTCAGGCCATGAAAGGTAACCGCTGGGATACCTCTAGTTTACTTGCTCGTCTTGAAAAATCGCGTGATTAG
- a CDS encoding cytochrome c3 family protein has protein sequence MNNKLLSALFAAGFAVMMMSSASFAADQTLAEFHVEMGGCENCHANEEPSADGAYEFEQCQSCHGTLAEMDENHKPHDGVLMCADCHAPHEAKVGDKPTCDTCHDDGRTAK, from the coding sequence GTGAACAATAAACTACTAAGCGCATTGTTTGCGGCTGGTTTTGCGGTAATGATGATGTCTTCTGCATCATTTGCTGCTGATCAGACGCTCGCAGAGTTTCACGTTGAGATGGGTGGTTGTGAAAACTGTCATGCTAATGAAGAACCGTCTGCTGATGGTGCTTATGAATTTGAACAATGTCAAAGTTGTCATGGCACACTAGCCGAAATGGACGAAAATCATAAGCCACATGATGGTGTCTTAATGTGCGCAGATTGTCATGCACCACATGAAGCCAAAGTAGGTGATAAACCAACATGTGATACATGCCATGATGATGGTCGTACAGCAAAATAA
- a CDS encoding LuxR C-terminal-related transcriptional regulator, with protein sequence MFKVVNWMIVSRSELLVDLLDCRWPQEFLVKLTKTQPSNMAKMLAVEPIVIVFFDLSTIDLQQAYQLQRLIEREYCSIHTVFINFPKQLDTRFLIHPLTIGVFYTDSSLAEISIGLNDIMKGRRVIPQDLLRSMVDDDNHDDNEQLTIREREVLQTLLTGSTNLDIANQLFVSESTIKTHLYRAFRKIGVSSRGQAIAWAQTHMHEVRL encoded by the coding sequence ATGTTTAAAGTCGTAAATTGGATGATAGTATCGAGGTCTGAGTTATTAGTCGATTTGCTCGATTGCCGATGGCCACAAGAGTTTTTGGTTAAATTAACTAAAACCCAGCCTAGCAATATGGCTAAAATGTTAGCAGTTGAACCGATTGTGATAGTTTTTTTTGACCTATCAACCATAGATTTACAACAAGCCTATCAATTACAACGCCTGATTGAACGTGAATATTGCTCTATTCATACTGTGTTTATCAATTTCCCTAAGCAGCTTGATACCCGATTCCTTATTCATCCTTTAACGATAGGGGTGTTTTATACTGATAGCAGCCTTGCAGAAATTAGCATTGGTTTAAATGACATAATGAAAGGTCGAAGAGTCATACCGCAGGATTTATTACGTTCTATGGTGGACGATGATAATCATGATGATAATGAGCAGTTAACAATCCGCGAACGTGAAGTGCTACAAACCTTGCTAACTGGCAGTACCAATTTAGACATAGCTAACCAATTATTTGTAAGTGAATCAACCATCAAAACGCATTTATATCGCGCCTTTAGAAAAATCGGTGTGTCTAGTCGTGGCCAAGCAATTGCTTGGGCGCAAACTCACATGCATGAAGTAAGGTTATAA
- a CDS encoding M61 family metallopeptidase encodes MHYHIHAIDPKAHLFEVTLTVSEASPSQVFCLPAWLPGSYMIRDFAKNIIDIDAKENQQPLSVTQLDKQTWQLNNQGSHITLCYQIYAWDLSVRTAHLDTNHGFFNGSSVFLAAKGLESQSHRVTIATPALAELSHWTLATSMTRTTGEQFGFGDFSAENYDDLIDHPVEMGELTIETFYAAGVPHDIVLSGKHRANMARLAKDLKAICEYQINLFGTPAPFERYVFMTTVLDNGFGGLEHKASTALMCSRNDLPQSLEAPVDKGYRTYLSLCSHEYFHSWNVKRIKPAEFSPFDLSQESYTEQLWAYEGITSYYDDLITFKSQCIDQAAYLTLLSQIMTRVYRGQGRFKQTLKQSSFNAWTKFYKQDENAANAIVSYYTKGALFGLFLDLTLRIETQGQKSLDDVMRQLWQQYGLTGVGTDPLSHQRIVETILKRPCDDVFAYLNSCDDIPLEALLAQVGVSMKLRASEGNTDLGGGDAKGFNIGFGARTKAESLGLKVLSVIQHSPAHQAGLSAGDLLIAADNLQVTAQFEQQLQSLTVGEQISLHWFRRDELMQGTLPISEAALDTISLSIKDASKTSLWLG; translated from the coding sequence ATGCATTACCATATCCATGCGATCGATCCAAAAGCACACTTATTTGAAGTCACGTTAACTGTCTCTGAAGCATCTCCATCACAAGTTTTTTGTTTACCCGCTTGGCTACCCGGTAGCTACATGATCCGCGATTTTGCTAAAAACATAATTGACATTGATGCTAAAGAAAATCAACAACCGCTATCCGTTACTCAATTAGACAAGCAAACCTGGCAGTTAAATAATCAGGGTAGCCATATTACCTTATGCTACCAAATTTATGCTTGGGACTTGTCTGTCCGCACTGCACATTTGGACACTAATCATGGCTTCTTCAATGGCAGTAGTGTGTTTTTAGCCGCCAAAGGGCTGGAATCTCAATCTCATAGAGTCACAATTGCAACACCAGCACTAGCTGAATTATCCCATTGGACCTTGGCCACCAGCATGACTCGAACCACTGGCGAGCAATTCGGCTTTGGTGATTTTAGCGCGGAAAACTATGACGACTTAATCGATCATCCGGTTGAAATGGGCGAGCTAACCATAGAGACATTTTATGCAGCCGGCGTGCCTCACGATATCGTATTAAGTGGTAAGCATAGAGCCAACATGGCTCGCTTAGCCAAAGACCTTAAAGCCATATGCGAATACCAAATCAATTTATTTGGCACGCCAGCTCCTTTTGAACGCTATGTATTTATGACCACTGTTTTAGACAATGGTTTTGGTGGCTTAGAGCATAAAGCCTCAACTGCACTAATGTGTTCACGTAATGATTTACCTCAGTCATTAGAAGCACCAGTCGATAAAGGTTACCGCACTTATTTGTCACTGTGCAGCCATGAATACTTCCACTCATGGAATGTGAAACGGATTAAACCGGCTGAATTTAGCCCATTTGATTTATCGCAAGAGTCTTACACAGAGCAACTATGGGCATATGAGGGGATTACTTCGTACTATGATGATTTAATTACCTTTAAATCTCAATGTATTGATCAAGCCGCTTACCTTACCTTGCTTAGCCAAATTATGACCCGAGTATATAGAGGTCAAGGTCGTTTTAAGCAAACCCTAAAACAGTCAAGTTTTAATGCTTGGACCAAGTTTTATAAGCAAGATGAAAATGCCGCTAATGCCATTGTCAGCTATTACACCAAAGGGGCACTGTTTGGGTTATTTTTAGATTTAACTCTTCGCATTGAAACCCAGGGGCAAAAAAGTTTAGACGATGTTATGCGTCAGCTTTGGCAACAATACGGCTTAACCGGTGTCGGTACCGATCCGCTTAGCCATCAACGGATTGTTGAAACCATCCTAAAACGTCCATGTGATGATGTATTTGCTTACCTCAATAGCTGTGATGATATACCGCTTGAAGCCTTACTGGCTCAGGTTGGGGTGTCTATGAAGCTTCGAGCAAGCGAAGGTAACACAGATTTAGGTGGCGGTGATGCTAAAGGCTTTAACATTGGCTTTGGTGCTAGAACAAAAGCGGAATCATTGGGCTTAAAAGTGTTGAGCGTCATCCAACACAGTCCGGCCCATCAAGCGGGTCTTAGTGCGGGTGATTTATTAATTGCAGCAGATAATTTACAAGTTACAGCACAATTTGAACAGCAATTGCAAAGCTTGACTGTTGGTGAGCAAATCAGCCTACACTGGTTTAGACGTGATGAACTGATGCAAGGAACCTTGCCAATTAGTGAAGCCGCTTTAGATACTATTTCCCTTAGCATCAAAGATGCATCTAAAACATCATTGTGGCTTGGTTAA
- the hinT gene encoding purine nucleoside phosphoramidase — protein MAEETIFSKIIRREIPADILYQDDLVTAFRDIAPQAPTHILIIPNHLIATTNDVKASDEQALGRMMTVAAKLADEAGIAQDGYRLIMNCNKHAGQEVYHIHIHLLGGKPLGPMLSRD, from the coding sequence ATGGCTGAAGAAACCATATTTAGCAAAATTATTCGTCGTGAAATTCCAGCGGATATTTTATATCAAGATGATTTAGTTACTGCATTTAGGGATATTGCACCGCAAGCTCCTACCCATATTTTGATTATTCCTAACCATCTAATCGCCACGACTAATGACGTTAAGGCCTCTGATGAACAAGCATTAGGCCGGATGATGACGGTCGCGGCTAAACTTGCTGATGAAGCCGGTATTGCACAAGACGGTTATCGATTAATTATGAATTGTAATAAACACGCTGGCCAAGAGGTTTATCATATCCATATACATCTTTTGGGCGGTAAGCCGTTAGGCCCAATGCTGAGTCGTGACTAA
- a CDS encoding PaaI family thioesterase — protein MKINSDFFPLTEVASRFVNQLAQCRRLGLTVQEASEHHVLIELPYSQDIIGYPDTGVIHGGVITTLIDTACGTAVVCAILKKYQSLELSPTLDLRVDYMKPAEPHKSVYGFAECYRLSPSVAFTRAIAYQDSIDEPIAHAVGSFMRISPEMVGESFRQALMGNLPETKS, from the coding sequence ATGAAAATCAACAGCGATTTTTTTCCGTTAACCGAAGTGGCCAGTCGATTTGTTAATCAGTTAGCTCAATGCCGCCGTTTAGGGCTTACTGTCCAAGAGGCCAGTGAGCATCACGTGCTTATTGAGTTACCTTACAGCCAAGACATCATTGGTTATCCTGACACCGGGGTGATCCATGGCGGGGTGATTACCACCCTAATAGACACCGCCTGTGGCACGGCAGTGGTATGTGCAATATTAAAAAAATATCAATCGTTAGAATTGTCACCGACACTGGATTTACGGGTCGATTACATGAAACCTGCTGAGCCGCATAAATCGGTTTATGGGTTTGCAGAATGCTATCGATTATCGCCAAGCGTGGCTTTTACCCGCGCGATAGCTTACCAAGACAGTATTGATGAACCTATTGCTCACGCTGTGGGATCGTTTATGCGCATTAGCCCAGAAATGGTTGGTGAATCGTTTCGGCAAGCATTAATGGGTAATTTGCCGGAGACGAAATCATGA